The Caloenas nicobarica isolate bCalNic1 chromosome Z, bCalNic1.hap1, whole genome shotgun sequence genome has a segment encoding these proteins:
- the ZBTB7C gene encoding zinc finger and BTB domain-containing protein 7C — protein MANGIEDLIGIPFPNHSSEVLCGLNEQRHDGLLCDVILIVQDQEYRTHRSVLAACSKYFKKLFTTGTLTDQPYVYEIDFVKPEALSAILEFAYTSTLTITTSNVKHILSAAKMLEIQCIINVCLEIMEPDREVEEEEDKEDEDDDEDEDDEEEEEEEEEEVEDFVNQENLTDVQEVSCHQSPSKSDLTEEAYTEAPKDFPNHYPANNSSGQLGVIRDFSIESLLRENLYPKSNIPERRPALSPFTPSFFPHLWNGDFSSFSQLEEPQVDNGPLDLVVKKRKIKEEEEKEDLPPPPFPNDFFKDMFTNTPAAPLGHIKAETDYSTYLNFLSATQFGGVFPPWPLEEERRIKPKASQQCPICNKVIMGAGKLPRHMRTHTGEKPYMCNICEVRFTRQDKLKIHMRKHTGERPYLCIHCNAKFVHNYDLKNHMRIHTGVRPYQCEFCYKSFTRSDHLHRHIKRQSCRIARPRRGRKPAAWRAAGLLFAPSGPPVEKSFVMPPTLEEMSGHLGGAAMCLPGPSPKHFLSGAKTPFSLQELESQFEETQMKLLRRAQLDMERNAGIFAFALGHNENLAAQPFFPLPDPWSTGFSGLAGLGHMAPISEASN, from the exons ATGGCCAATGGCATTGAAGATCTTATCGGGATCCCATTCCCAAACCACAGCAGTGAGGTCTTATGTGGTTTAAATGAGCAGCGGCATGATGGGCTCCTCTGCGATGTCATCCTCATCGTACAGGACCAGGAGTACCGGACTCATCGGTCCGTCCTTGCTGCCTGCAGCAAATACTTCAAAAAACTCTTCACTACCGGCACTTTAACAGACCAGCCCTATGTTTACGAGATTGACTTTGTCAAGCCTGAAGCACTTTCTGCCATCCTGGAGTTTGCCTACACCTCAACCCTCACCATCACCACCTCAAATGTCAAGCACATCCTCAGTGCTGCCAAGATGCTGGAGATCCAGTGCATTATCAATGTATGCCTTGAAATcatggagcccgacagggaggtagaagaggaagaagacaaagaggacgaagatgatgatgaagatgaagatgacgaggaggaggaagaggaagaggaggaagaagtagaagattTTGTCAATCAGGAGAACCTAACAGATGTTCAAGAAGTAAGCTGTCACCAAAGCCCTTCTAAGTCTGATCTTACCGAAGAAGCATATACAGAAGCACCTAAAGACTTTCCAAATCACTATCCAGCCAATAACTCTTCTGGACAGTTGGGTGTGATACGAGACTTCTCCATTGAGTCCTTGCTAAGGGAAAACTTGTACCCTAAGTCAAACATCCCGGAAAGGAGACCAGCTCTCTCTCCTTTCACCCCTAGCTTCTTCCCTCATCTATGGAATGGCGATTTTAGCTCCTTCTCTCAGCTTGAGGAGCCTCAAGTAGACAACGGCCCCTTGGATCTAGTCGTCAAAAAGAGGAAGAtcaaggaagaggaggagaaggaagaccTGCCTCCGCCTCCTTTCCCTAATGACTTCTTCAAGGACATGTTTACCAacaccccagcagctcccttAGGGCATATTAAGGCAGAGACTGACTATAGCACTTATCTCAATTTCCTAAGCGCTACCCAGTTTGGAGGAGTTTTTCCCCCATGGCCcttggaggaagagaggaggataAAGCCCAAGGCGTCCCAGCAATGTCCCATCTGTAACAAAGTCATCATGGGGGCCGGCAAGTTGCCCAGACACATGAGGACCCACACAGGAGAGAAGCCGTATATGTGCAATATCTGTGAAGTCCGCTTTACCAG GCAGGACAAGCTGAAGATCCATATGAGGAAGCACACGGGGGAGCGGCCGTACCTCTGCATCCACTGCAACGCCAAATTCGTGCACAACTACGACCTGAAGAACCACATGCGCATCCACACGGGCGTCCGGCCCTACCAGTGTGAGTTCTGCTACAAGAGCTTCACCCGTTCCGACCACCTCCACCGCCACATCAAACGCCAGAGCTGCCGGATCGCGCGGCCCCGGCGAGGACGCAAACCGGCGGCCTGGAGGGCGGCCGGCTTGCTCTTTGCTCCCAGTGGCCCGCCAGTGGAGAAGAGCTTCGTGATGCCGCCAACGTTGGAGGAGATGAGCGGCCACCTCGGTGGCGCGGCCATGTGCCTTCCCGGCCCCAGCCCCAAGCACTTTTTGAGCGGGGCCAAGACCCCCTTCAGCCTACAGGAGCTGGAGAGCCAGTTTGAAGAAACCCAGATGAAGCTCTTGAGGCGAGCCCAGCTGGACATGGAGAGGAATGCAGGCATCTTCGCCTTCGCCCTGGGCCATAACGAGAACCTCGCTGCCCAacccttcttccctctccctgaCCCTTGGAGCACGGGCTTCAGCGGCTTGGCGGGGCTCGGCCACATGGCTCCTATCTCAGAGGCAAGCAACTAA